In Desulfosediminicola ganghwensis, a single window of DNA contains:
- a CDS encoding iron-sulfur cluster assembly scaffold protein, protein MELTGIALAFGVLLLLGLCWFGFHYWANPPMKDADAVSRITGNCGDTMELALRFGGDKVIQTRHWTDGCSVSNQCVEAAAMLSSGKHVAELKKINMMDIMEITGQLPETHLHCAQLAETVLQKTVQEYIKGLGAQT, encoded by the coding sequence ATGGAACTTACAGGAATAGCGCTGGCTTTTGGGGTGTTGTTATTACTTGGGCTTTGCTGGTTTGGTTTTCATTATTGGGCCAATCCGCCTATGAAGGATGCCGACGCAGTATCCAGAATTACTGGAAACTGTGGTGATACCATGGAACTGGCCTTACGGTTTGGTGGCGATAAAGTCATTCAGACCCGGCATTGGACCGACGGTTGTTCGGTTTCCAACCAGTGTGTCGAGGCGGCGGCCATGCTCTCAAGTGGAAAACACGTTGCTGAGCTTAAGAAAATCAACATGATGGATATAATGGAGATAACAGGTCAGTTACCTGAGACCCATCTCCATTGTGCCCAGCTGGCTGAAACCGTGCTGCAAAAGACGGTTCAGGAATATATCAAAGGACTTGGCGCACAAACCTGA
- a CDS encoding c-type cytochrome, translating into MNYPIWYLPEIGGGTLIALIAVFHVFISHFAVGGGLYLVMAEKKALREGSDAIMEFTRRHARFFLLVTMVLGSISGVGIWFIIALVSPTATSYLIHSFVFGWAAEWVFFMVEIAAAFVYFYMFGKMDSRDHLRVGYLYFFAAWMSLFLINGIVGAMLTPGAWAENGNFWQGFFNPSFWPSLFFRTFISILLAGCYGYLTASFSKETEVREPMTRFSGLWSLVALVGCVPAGLWYLGVLPEEARALVLGKSPTIGVMLQNGMAAVVLLLVITLLAGILKPSFNNKAVAAVAMVCAFISMGSFEWVREAARRPYVLNEVIYSNSIRKDHLEMLNEQGYLRSALWLENKEVTADNSMAAGRELFIHQCYACHTMGGGNNDLAVLTEKMSYNALVSYINRIHEVRYFMPPFAGTEDEAKALAGYIAGEIHGKEIIEVRQPSADPLALGEAMFDQHCSACHSPDDVAPYFSGEAREVIAESLLNLNEISDEMEPFSGSRQERSALADYLMSINGELEPAETAPLQAKSGEPVFEMNCSMCHEAEEAAEMVADWTFEEIFNNLGQLDQLSDEMEPFAGSDEERRQLAAFLDSLKGGE; encoded by the coding sequence ATGAATTACCCAATCTGGTATTTACCCGAGATCGGCGGCGGAACGCTGATCGCCCTGATCGCAGTTTTTCATGTATTCATATCCCATTTTGCCGTGGGGGGTGGGCTTTATCTGGTAATGGCCGAAAAGAAGGCGCTGCGGGAAGGTAGTGACGCCATCATGGAGTTTACCCGTCGTCATGCCCGTTTTTTTCTGCTGGTCACCATGGTGCTCGGCTCCATCAGCGGAGTGGGGATCTGGTTTATCATTGCCCTTGTCAGCCCCACCGCCACCTCCTACCTGATTCACAGCTTTGTTTTCGGCTGGGCGGCGGAGTGGGTGTTCTTCATGGTCGAGATCGCCGCCGCTTTTGTCTATTTTTACATGTTCGGCAAGATGGACTCCCGCGATCATCTGCGGGTGGGCTATCTCTATTTCTTTGCAGCCTGGATGTCGCTTTTTTTGATCAACGGCATCGTTGGCGCTATGCTGACACCCGGAGCCTGGGCAGAAAATGGTAATTTCTGGCAGGGGTTCTTCAACCCTTCCTTCTGGCCGTCTCTTTTCTTCAGAACGTTTATTTCGATTCTTCTGGCAGGCTGCTACGGCTATCTTACCGCCTCTTTTTCAAAAGAGACGGAAGTGCGCGAACCAATGACCCGCTTCTCGGGGCTCTGGTCACTGGTCGCCCTGGTTGGCTGTGTGCCCGCGGGGCTCTGGTATCTCGGAGTATTGCCTGAGGAGGCGAGGGCACTGGTTCTGGGTAAATCACCCACCATTGGCGTCATGTTGCAAAATGGCATGGCTGCCGTGGTGCTGCTCCTGGTGATAACGTTGCTGGCCGGCATTCTTAAGCCGTCATTCAATAACAAGGCTGTTGCTGCCGTGGCCATGGTTTGTGCCTTTATCTCCATGGGTTCCTTTGAGTGGGTGCGTGAGGCGGCCAGACGACCCTATGTGTTGAACGAGGTGATCTATTCGAATTCGATCAGAAAAGATCACCTCGAAATGCTGAACGAGCAGGGGTATCTGCGCTCGGCTCTATGGCTGGAGAACAAGGAGGTAACAGCAGACAACTCCATGGCAGCCGGTCGGGAGCTGTTTATTCACCAGTGTTATGCCTGTCACACCATGGGCGGCGGCAATAACGATCTGGCTGTTCTTACCGAAAAGATGAGTTATAACGCACTGGTCAGCTATATCAACCGCATCCATGAAGTACGCTATTTTATGCCACCCTTCGCCGGTACCGAAGATGAGGCCAAAGCGCTGGCAGGCTATATCGCAGGTGAGATCCACGGCAAGGAGATCATCGAAGTACGCCAGCCTTCGGCTGATCCGTTGGCTCTGGGGGAGGCCATGTTTGACCAGCACTGCTCTGCCTGCCACAGCCCCGACGACGTTGCACCATATTTTTCCGGTGAAGCCAGGGAAGTTATCGCCGAATCTCTGCTGAACCTGAATGAAATATCGGATGAGATGGAACCCTTTTCCGGTTCTCGGCAGGAACGTTCTGCTCTTGCTGACTACCTGATGTCTATAAATGGTGAATTGGAACCTGCTGAGACTGCACCTCTTCAGGCGAAAAGTGGTGAGCCGGTATTTGAGATGAACTGTTCCATGTGTCATGAAGCGGAGGAGGCGGCGGAGATGGTCGCAGATTGGACCTTCGAGGAAATTTTTAATAATCTTGGACAACTCGATCAGCTCTCGGATGAGATGGAGCCTTTTGCGGGAAGTGATGAAGAACGCCGGCAGTTAGCAGCATTTCTCGATAGCCTGAAAGGAGGTGAGTAA
- the murB gene encoding UDP-N-acetylmuramate dehydrogenase has protein sequence MTRMQQHKCIGLADCSELPSEVVCYDEPMAKHTSFKIGGPADLFLEPRTYEELLACLQMVHKNDLPYFLLGGGTNILVSDRGIRGVVISTRCLDKISFTGDVLTVQAGATVESVCEAAEKHSLGGIEFIYGMPGTIGGAAWMNARCYGSSISDVLRQAAVITSSFQCETIDNDPELFGYKQSPFQKMKSCIWEVSLQLQEADRSSLRKAMEENLADRMEKGHFTAPSAGSLFKNNRDFGAPTGQIIDELGLRGRVAGGAAIAPFHGNIFINQENATADDVLSLIRLAVETAWKNRHIRLEPEVRLIGDWAVEELAFLNP, from the coding sequence ATGACCAGAATGCAGCAGCATAAATGTATCGGGCTGGCCGATTGTAGCGAACTACCGAGTGAGGTAGTGTGTTATGACGAGCCGATGGCCAAACACACCTCTTTCAAGATTGGCGGGCCTGCGGACCTGTTTCTGGAGCCTCGCACATACGAGGAGCTGCTGGCCTGTTTGCAGATGGTTCATAAAAACGACCTGCCGTACTTTCTGCTGGGCGGGGGAACCAATATTCTGGTTTCCGACCGGGGCATTCGCGGTGTGGTTATCTCTACGAGATGTTTAGATAAGATTTCTTTTACTGGTGATGTCCTCACTGTCCAGGCTGGAGCCACAGTCGAGAGCGTCTGTGAGGCTGCTGAAAAGCACAGCCTGGGTGGTATTGAGTTTATTTACGGCATGCCCGGCACCATTGGTGGTGCGGCATGGATGAATGCCCGTTGCTACGGCAGCTCAATCTCAGATGTGCTCAGGCAGGCTGCTGTAATTACAAGCAGTTTTCAGTGCGAGACAATCGATAATGATCCGGAACTGTTCGGCTATAAACAATCTCCTTTTCAAAAGATGAAAAGTTGCATCTGGGAAGTGAGCCTGCAGTTGCAGGAGGCTGATCGATCCTCGTTGCGTAAAGCCATGGAGGAGAATCTGGCGGACAGGATGGAAAAAGGGCATTTCACCGCTCCCTCCGCAGGCTCTCTTTTTAAAAACAATCGTGATTTCGGAGCACCGACCGGCCAAATCATCGATGAACTTGGTTTGCGGGGGCGGGTTGCCGGTGGTGCTGCCATTGCGCCATTTCATGGTAATATCTTTATCAACCAGGAGAATGCCACTGCAGATGATGTGTTGAGCCTTATCCGCCTTGCCGTTGAAACCGCCTGGAAGAATAGGCATATTCGCCTGGAGCCGGAAGTGCGGTTAATCGGGGATTGGGCGGTGGAGGAACTCGCCTTTCTCAATCCCTGA